Proteins encoded by one window of Orbaceae bacterium BiB:
- the atpA gene encoding F0F1 ATP synthase subunit alpha, translated as MMQLNSTEISELIKERIAQFNVVSEAHSEGTIISVSDGILRIHGLTEVMQGEMIALPNNRYAMALNLERDSVGAVVMGPFEDLAEGMKVQCTGRILQVPVGDGLLGRVINTLGEPIDGKGAVQHDGFSPVEVVAPGVIDRKSVDQAMQTGYKAVDSMIPIGRGQRELIIGDRQTGKTALAVDAIINQRHSGVKCIYVAIGQKQSTIANVVRKLEEHGALKNTIVVVASASESAALQYLAPYAGCAMGEYFRDRGQDALVVYDDLSKQAVAYRQISLLLRRPPGREAYPGDVFYLHSRLLERAARVNAEYVEEFTKGEVKGKTGSLTALPIIETQAGDVSAFVPTNVISITDGQIFLETNLFNSGIRPAVNPGISVSRVGGAAQTKVMKKLSGGIRTALAQYRELAAFSQFASDLDEATRNQLSHGEKVTELLKQKQYSPMTVAEQALVLYAVERGYLQDVVLEKVLPFEAALLSYAHSQYADFMKELADTGNYNDDVEKQLKDILDSFKSTQTW; from the coding sequence ATAATGCAGCTAAATTCAACTGAAATAAGTGAACTAATTAAAGAGCGAATTGCTCAGTTCAATGTTGTGAGTGAAGCTCACAGCGAAGGGACGATCATCTCGGTAAGCGATGGTATTCTTCGTATTCATGGATTAACTGAGGTTATGCAAGGTGAAATGATTGCATTACCTAACAACCGTTATGCAATGGCACTTAACTTAGAACGCGATTCTGTAGGTGCGGTAGTAATGGGTCCATTCGAAGATCTTGCCGAAGGGATGAAAGTTCAATGTACCGGTCGTATTTTACAAGTACCAGTTGGTGATGGCCTACTTGGACGTGTTATTAATACATTAGGTGAACCAATTGATGGTAAAGGTGCAGTTCAACATGATGGATTCTCTCCTGTTGAAGTCGTTGCACCAGGTGTTATTGATAGAAAATCTGTTGATCAGGCGATGCAAACCGGTTATAAAGCGGTTGACTCAATGATTCCAATTGGACGTGGTCAACGTGAGTTAATTATCGGTGACCGTCAAACAGGTAAAACAGCATTAGCTGTCGATGCAATCATTAACCAACGTCATTCAGGCGTAAAATGTATTTACGTAGCGATTGGTCAAAAACAATCAACAATTGCTAACGTTGTACGTAAGCTTGAAGAGCATGGTGCATTAAAAAATACTATCGTTGTTGTTGCATCAGCATCAGAATCAGCGGCATTACAATATTTAGCGCCTTATGCTGGTTGTGCAATGGGTGAATATTTCCGTGATCGCGGACAAGATGCACTTGTTGTTTATGATGATTTATCTAAACAAGCTGTCGCATATCGTCAAATTTCATTATTACTTCGTCGTCCACCTGGACGCGAAGCTTATCCTGGTGACGTATTCTATTTACACTCACGTTTACTTGAACGTGCAGCGCGTGTTAATGCTGAATATGTTGAAGAGTTCACTAAGGGTGAAGTTAAAGGTAAAACGGGTTCATTAACGGCATTGCCAATTATTGAAACTCAGGCTGGAGACGTATCAGCATTCGTACCAACTAACGTAATTTCAATTACTGATGGTCAGATTTTCTTAGAAACCAATTTATTTAACTCAGGTATTCGTCCTGCGGTTAACCCTGGTATCTCGGTATCTCGTGTTGGTGGTGCTGCGCAAACTAAAGTAATGAAAAAATTGTCAGGTGGTATTCGTACCGCACTTGCACAATATCGTGAATTAGCGGCGTTTTCTCAGTTTGCCTCTGACTTGGATGAAGCAACTCGAAATCAATTAAGCCATGGTGAGAAAGTAACTGAACTGTTAAAACAGAAACAGTATTCACCAATGACTGTTGCAGAACAAGCTCTGGTTTTATATGCCGTAGAGCGTGGTTATTTACAAGATGTTGTACTTGAGAAAGTGTTGCCTTTTGAGGCTGCGTTACTTTCTTATGCACATAGCCAATATGCTGATTTCATGAAAGAGCTTGCAGACACTGGTAATTACAATGACGATGTTGAGAAACAGCTAAAAGATATCTTAGATAGCTTTAAATCAACGCAAACATGGTAA
- the atpH gene encoding F0F1 ATP synthase subunit delta has product MADLITIARPYAKAAFDFAVEHNSIESWQKMLVLTSEVSKDEQIRSILTSDMKPDAIAQLFINICKDVLDEYSANFIKIMAENKRLALLPEVFVLFQQYCLEKASAADVDVISAVELTAEQLSKISTAVEQRLSRKVNLKCHIDKSIISGFIIRTGDMVIDSSIRGRLNRLSDALQS; this is encoded by the coding sequence ATGGCTGACTTAATTACAATTGCTCGCCCTTATGCTAAAGCTGCTTTCGATTTTGCTGTAGAGCATAATAGTATTGAGTCTTGGCAAAAGATGTTGGTATTAACATCTGAAGTCAGTAAGGATGAGCAAATTAGAAGTATTTTGACATCCGATATGAAACCCGATGCTATTGCACAATTATTCATCAATATCTGTAAAGATGTGCTTGATGAATATAGTGCTAATTTTATTAAGATCATGGCTGAAAATAAGCGTCTCGCTTTATTGCCAGAAGTGTTTGTGCTTTTTCAACAGTACTGTTTAGAAAAAGCCTCTGCTGCAGATGTTGATGTTATTTCAGCAGTAGAGCTAACCGCCGAACAACTTAGTAAAATTTCTACAGCCGTCGAACAACGTTTATCTCGAAAAGTAAATCTGAAATGCCATATTGATAAGTCGATTATTTCTGGGTTTATTATTCGTACGGGTGATATGGTTATTGATAGTAGTATCAGAGGGCGGCTTAATCGTTTAAGCGACGCTCTACAGTCTTAA